taagcagaatttgaggagtcatttcaccttccacaccattttcaactaagatttgcagatttcttccttcctttacatttttctacatttctagtgtttaatttcttacttcttagtttagattaaagctttatttccatctaaactcatcatatcttgtaagcattatggatagtgagtagtttacttttgattctggagtaagggttgtaatatttgagatattttgtggattttgattgggtaatctatattttgtggtcttaatgagttttattcatttcttgtatgcttaatgacatgcttaatgtaggatcccattgagtaatgttcttaatccatggttgaagcaacgAAAGGAGAatgccttgtgatagataatcaggaaattggacttaattaacttagacctagaaataggctaaggattaagaggattcatagattaattaaagaacttaatgggtcttaattaattctaactccacgaaagtaggattagtttgattaaggcactctttgtctcactcgaaagggaattcaaaggatttaagaattaatctccttaaaacccattagtatcacaagattggataaccaatttaaaatcccaaaatagctcgaatatgaaatcccgaactccggaatcgcctttttaccattgttaatttctaatcgaatttaatcatttgccaatttaaatattgccatatttgaacttgcttatttctatttgatgcaattttagtttaattaatacattgttgaatagaatattaattttgcacaattagatttcacactccattacccattaattcatcattttaatctcataaatacttcaatttagtcaacttttatatcgaaaattcaatcattaacacaactcctcgtgggatcgatatttttctatactacttgtacgacccgtgcacttgcggttgggacgcatcaaagGTCAATCTTGTCTTAGTTGGTGCTTCCCAACTAACATACAAAATTCGATGTACAACACTAGCAAAGccaagaccaaaaaaaaaaaagtttacatCAACATGACCTTGATACACAGGAGCTGCACCCTACCTCATTGACATTTTGCTTTTTAGCTATATCCCAACAtgttcatctctcattaattactTTGCAGTCCAATATTACTGCCACACATGTttttcatttcacaatttacacctAACTGTGCCAAAGTATTTATTCTGTAATTACACACATTAATCAACCAAATTCAACAATTATATCCCTatataattcatcaaacttctattgaaaacaaaatatattttttttaaaaaaaggagAATTCTTTATTTATTGTTGTTATTCTGTAAGTACACACATCATTGGCTCGCAATTCTCTTAAATGGAACCAGCCTATTGTCACCGAGTCAAGATAAAAATGCTAAAGTTTTGTTTTGATCCCGTGTGAACTCCTAGTAGGCTGGTACATGCTCTTTTGTCCTTCAATTATAATGCGGGCATGCGAGGGTGCACTCTTCTCACTCAACGATGGCCCTTCCAAGAATATATTGGAACCCTAGATTTTGAACCGTACGTTAGCAGCAACCTTAAATCGTCCATCACTCAATACATGCACccccagttaaaaaaaaaaaaaaaaatccttcttGAGTTCTTTCCAAGCATGAACATGAAACAAGAATATATGGCAGAAACACcaattaaattcataattatcGCTTGGTTGAATCTGTATCCATAAATGAATGGTTGTTCTTCGTCTTTCTCAGATTCAAATTTTGTCATGGATTCCAAATGGAACGCCATGGTTTATCGCTTTAAAGAAACCAAATTCTTCAAAAACCCTTATGGTCAAAAGCCTTAACCATAAGGGTTTTTGAATTATGGTTGGTCTATTATAGGAATTTCAGCCGAAACTTATTTGCATGTCTTTATGGCTAGTGCTGCTGGCTGCTGTGACAAAACAAGGAAGAGCATCTTGTTAGGTTCACATGCATACAAGGGAAAAAAAATACACAGGTTTCTTGGCTTTTGACTTACAGCCATGCAGACAAAGGTAGAAATGAAGAAATTTGATGATGGTGGAGAGCGCCTTCCACAATGGCCAAAGGATTCCTTCGGCGTTAATTAATCTCATGtaaaagaaaatttgagaattatcACCATTAAATTGTTTATACATACCATCTTTTTACTAATGAACTTTAGCTAGTACTGTTAGAGTTGTATTAAGAACTATAAAATCTCGAATTTGAATATCAATATTGttcggttaaaaaaaaaaaatccgacatataacttttttttttttccctttttcgtGAAGGTGTAATTCCATTGCAAAATCCTATTTTGATACCGCTAAATGCATTGAAAATCTTGACTAAAATAGAAATAATTGCATTTTATTTAGAGGCGCTATTGCCACCTCTAAATGGCTGTGGCCACTGCTTAATTAATATATCAATGCTGCTTTACCAAAACAACCCCCAATTTATGGAAAGTGAAACAAGAACAAATATTGATTCATGTCCAGCCCAAACACTGAAAAGTACTAAAAAAAAGGAGTATCTATTTACTTTTCGATGCCATGCTTACAATTGGTGGCAccatcaattaaaatttaaattcaaaatttcataattttaaaaatatttaaatattatattaaattaaaacacattaattataattttttgtaaTGTAGTTTATACTTgataaccaaaattttaattcaattcgcCCTTTATATATTAATACAGTGGCCTTTCTACTAAGGACTAGAAGCGTCTGTTCCAATCCAAAATGGGACGAGAATTACTCCTGCGAGTGGCCAGCACTAGATAATTGTTGGCCATATATCTCTGAAATATCACTCTCATGTACAGGATATTCTATTCTACTTTGGGACCTAAAGTCGTACCCACGCAGTAATATTCTTTCTTAAAGGAGAACCCAGTGGATAAGTttgcttttatttattattttttcccCTTGGTTTCATTGCCTTTCTAAAATGGTGCCAATTAATTATGCCTCGAGAGATACTATACCCACTTCAAAATCCCCACACTGGCCGTGCAAAGCCAATGACGTTGAAGGGTACCCAAAAATTGGAACATTTTGCATTGTCAACATTGCCTTTTGGGAGGTATCTGCTGTGCCTGCCTGTAGCGAGTGGTCAAATGACTCTTCTCTGATCCCCCTTTTACTTGGTTTCTCCTAAAATCCATAGTCTGAAATGAAGGTGACTGAGTGTGTGTGTGGATGCGGATGTGGATGTGATTTAGCAATTTCTCTGTTTGAAATTTATATTCAGGCACAAGGAGTTGCTAAGTCGGCAACATTGAATGTGTTCTTATCACTATACACGTCACTTCTTAGAATTGCAATCATGCCTGTGAGCTGTGACTACAAAAAATTTTTCGGATGTGGTCCTTAGTTTGAATGAGACTCTAACACATAAAATGCCTATCTGCGTTGATCTTTTGCCTCTAGAGACCAATTcaaagaaaaatattttgaaataaCGACATGAAAGTCATTGAGTCAATAGTTTTATAATCTAATGGTATGCATCAATAAGTAGAAATATATGGCTTTATAGTTTATGATCTGATCTGAGTACATGTATACATCAATTATGTAAATAAGAATAAATTTGTACTGTGACAGATAGTTGATCCATTAGAAGGTGAAAAATGATAACTAAGTAGCATCTCTCCTTGGGTAGAATTAATGGTTGATGAAATGCTGAGTCAGAAAAGGGGTTGTGACTGAGATAGTGAAGTGCACTTGGATGGTCAATACAATACAAACTCTTTGGGAGTGTGACTTGACTCTTTCAAGTGTACCTTTCCCTTTCAGGTTTCAGGATCTTCTAAGGCTGAGCCCTCTTATTTTGAGTGGGTGGGGGCGGTAGGGACTTACTCCCCTAAAAACCATGAACTGATAATATTAATATTCTTCAATAATACTTTTAACAAAATTGCTAGTGTAACAgtgtaatttgaaaaattacagtCCAATCACTTGCTTACAACAGAGTGCATTTTCTTTTTTACCCATGAAGGTTTTGAACTTGAAGATCATATTGACTTtaattgtattttaattttgCAACATTTCAGTTTCCCAAATGACAAGCCAATTAATGAGTCATGCAAATAGGTGCAATAACAACTTTTGTGAATCATAGTAAAGCTAATAATTGAAGCTGTGGTTGGCTGCATAGGTGGGCCAATTGGGCTTATTTGTATGTGAGTTGAATTATTGTGTCAAATACCAATGTACACAAACTTTTCTGATTCATGGTATGATGTGATGGTGATATTTTTGCAAGCAATTGAGAATAGAAAACTAGAAAAGTGATGGCAATTGGAAATCTGACCAGAGATGTGAGTTTTGCTTGCCATAATTATCTGAGAAGTGGGGAAGCCCCCCCCCAATCTGGTAAAAGTTATTACTCATTAGTTTTGGATAAAaggcaaaaaagaaaaaaaaggttgAGGGTCCTGTAAGGAATTTTGACACAAACATTTGGGATAGTATTGTATACATGATGACATGATGATAACTTGCATTGATGGTAGAGAAGCTGCTGCATTTGCTGTTACATTTAaaccagaagagagagaaaaaaaaaatccacaaaagaaaagtaaaagaacgACCTATATGCTTTTCCATCTACGGGAATTTCAGTAAACTCTGTCAAACCTATTTTGAGCTTTGACAAAAACCTAAACATTTGCTAAAATGGCCTGCAGTTTTTTTTCAAATAGCCCAAGCCTGTAATCAGCCAACCTTGACTTGTAAGCTGAGTTTTTGTATTCACACCATGTGAACTGCTCATATAAGCTTTCTTCCCCTTCTGCTAAAACAGATGGTAGAGGTGCAATCTTTTCACTCAAGGGTGGACCACCAAAGTAGATCATGGAAACTCTTGATTTCATTGTGTCAGCTATAACTCTGTGCTTCACACTCCTAAACCTTCCATTGGTCATTACCTGCATATTTTAGAACCCCATATacaaaattcaatttttaaaaaaaatccatTTTGTACTTTTGAACCCAAAATTTTTCCAAGTAATCAAAGAAGATGAAACTTCTGCTAGTAAAAACTAGATATGGGGCCaatatagaattatttatttttacttgAGGGTAGTTTTTATTTTCAACATGGAAGACACAGACTGATAAATGCAAATAACAAAATTAGCTGCAATCTTTTTGCCTAGAAAAAGGATATATTTACATAAAAACTAAACTGAAATCAACTGTACCTGCAAGGCATCACCAACATTGATGAAAAAGGAGGCCTGATCAGGTGGGACTGAAACCCAAGTCCCATCTCTCAGACAGATTTGCAGGCCAGTGGTGTTGTTAGATCTTAAGACAGAAATTATCTGTGGGTCTGTGTGCTCCCCAAACCCAACCAAATTTCTACCACTCAATGCTTGCAGCTCTGGGCATGGTGGATAGTAGTTTAGCCTGAAGCATGAGTCACTCTTCTCATCACTCAGCAGCTTACTCAGCACATTCCTTGGCTCAATCCCCAATCCATCAGCCATTAAATCCAGTACTTCGTTGGCCATTCTCTTCACTGCCAATAAGTAATCTTCCACAGCAGAGCTGAAACCATTAACACAAGAAGAATATATTAATAATGTTATTCATTTGCTATATTATGGTATTTCCTCTGTTACAATAAGAGACAGAGGAAAGATagggagaagaagaaaaggagtCTTCAAGCGTTCAAAATTTTACCGGAAAATTTGTGGGTTCTCCTGGAAAATGGAGAAAGTTTTGTTGGAAGTGATTTGAGGATTGGTGTTGAGGAGCAGATATTCAATCCAACCAACATCACCATTAGGGCCAATTCTCTTGTTGCCATAGCCAAAAGGGTCAGGAGGGCCAACCTTATCTTTCTCGGACTGAGGGAGATTAAAGAAGTTGATAGCCAGAGCTTCCAATCTGGTCATGAACTCCAATGGGACTCCATGATTGACCAACTTGAAGAACCCAAACTCCTGACAAGCCTCAACTATGAGGGTCTTGGCATCAGGGTTGGTCAGGTTTATGACAGGAATCCCAGAGAAGAAGCCTGTAGGCTTGCATGTTTTGATTACAGAGTAACGGTCTAATGCTGTCTGTGACGGAACCACCATGGctctgttatttatttatttattttttcacaaacacCGAAAAAGAAAAAACGGAGTAGACAGAGGAGGAGAAGGAAGAGGAGTGTAAGGAAGGTGGTGAAATTGGGATAGAGAATGTGGTGGAGATTGAAGGGCTATAAATGGGCAAATGGGTGCATGTGAGAGTGGAGCGAGCGAGCGTGCGTGAGGGGGACAGAGGCGATACTAACTATTAGGAGGAGCCATCTGTTTTTTATGCTTTCGAGGGAGTGAAGAAACCGCTTAGTTTTTTccctttttcttgattttctgtTTCATTTTAagaaattccaaaaaaaaaaaaaaaagtaattgaaACAAAAATTATTAAAACTGAGTATGTGGGGCCTCAATGTTTAGATGTTTATCCTCAATTCCAGTACAAAAGAACCTGtgtatatatttaaaaaagtaaaattttatttcatagaagtaatttaatttaaaagtaatttaatttaattccccaAATATACAATAGAACACCTTCCatccatttttttaatttaatataatatcgaTATTTAAACATTTTTCATATCACTTGATTTCTAAAAAGCAAAGACATCATTAGTCATTAGTCAATAGCACCTGTAATATTGATGTGTTATCAACTGTACCATAAATACTGTGACGTATTGCTCATGCTTTTAATTTTTAGGCACTTGTGAATGCTGCCGTAAGGTCTATTGACTAGTCTGAGAGTAAATGACAGCTTGCAAGCATGCACGAGATGAGATCGATGGCTTATGGCTAGTCATTCCAACACCCAAATCAATTAATTATTTGAGGGAGTTATTAATATAGAGAATGTTATTAAGCAGAGTAAATATATCTGATTGCTCGCAAGGAGATATAAGAATGAACACAGAAAAATGTCTAAATTTAAATTGTAGTTTATAATAAAAGAGTATATTATTCTTTTATGCTACAAAAATTATCTATAAATGAATctataataattttttagtaattttattaatatatataacatcaagtaatgaaagaaaatttatcTTTAATCTGCAAATGTCATCAATTTTGATGCACTCATTTTCTATGAACTAAGAATAAGTAATTCTATGATCATATGCTCATTGAATTTATTGTTTAAGAAATTGAAAGTAAAATACAACATTAAAAATGTTAATTTTGTAATGGTGCTATATTTAAAGAGTTAAagtgttataaaaaaaaataaacttgcatagagataattttaaattaattattgttttaaaataataataatttataattattataataaataataactaaaaattttgatTCTATAGGAACAAATAAATAGATACAAATTTTTAtgctaaaataatttttttagctttattttttaatttattttcataattcatagttattaaattttgagcattataatattattatttttcaagTTTAATTTTTAATAGGCAAttcctttaaaattaatttagtgaatGATAAAGTCATCCTTACCTATAATAAACGATTTGCAAGTAAAATGTTGACGCGACATATACATGGTGGCAAACTGCGTTTTCTCTTCTGTCTCCTCCATCTTTCATGTTTCTTATTACTTCTTCTTTTTCATGAACAAAAGTTCATTCCTCGCTCCATTTCACTATCCATCTAACCTTATCTCTATCTAATTTTTTCTCTCAATCCTTTCTTCATCAGTATGATCTTGTTGGCCATATAGATCTCTTGGTGAAAAATTTAGTACTACTGTAATCATTCCTTTCTCTAGACTTAAAAAAAAACTCACCCTTTTTGTCAACTCATAAAACAAATCCTTGTTTGGTAAAAATAGTTTCTTTACTCTGCTCTACTTAATGGCAGGAGCGAAGGCAAAAAATTAAGTTAATAGggtgaaaaaatatatatatattttgctccattcaaataaaaaaaatatataagttTTTATGCTATAGATTTAATAAGAATTTGTATTAaacttaattttatattataaatttaatatataataatgatattaattatattttctccATATGTCAATCTACTAAATATAAAATaagatactaaaataataaaggaGTAGATGAAATTTTTTTGTTTACTTTACCTATGAATCTTTAACTTCATTCTTTGTTAGAGAAAAATCAACAAACATCAATTGATTATGGAATTAAACTAGTAGAATTTACCAATGACTAAAATACTcctaaataattagaaaaaattaatttttgattattcaataaaatatgaaacataataataatttttaactaAGGAACCACTATCGAACAACACTGAGAATAGAAAAAAGAGAGAATGAATAAAGAACTACCAGTGTATCCATAGAACCT
The Hevea brasiliensis isolate MT/VB/25A 57/8 chromosome 15, ASM3005281v1, whole genome shotgun sequence genome window above contains:
- the LOC110661811 gene encoding gibberellin 2-beta-dioxygenase, with product MVVPSQTALDRYSVIKTCKPTGFFSGIPVINLTNPDAKTLIVEACQEFGFFKLVNHGVPLEFMTRLEALAINFFNLPQSEKDKVGPPDPFGYGNKRIGPNGDVGWIEYLLLNTNPQITSNKTFSIFQENPQIFRSAVEDYLLAVKRMANEVLDLMADGLGIEPRNVLSKLLSDEKSDSCFRLNYYPPCPELQALSGRNLVGFGEHTDPQIISVLRSNNTTGLQICLRDGTWVSVPPDQASFFINVGDALQVMTNGRFRSVKHRVIADTMKSRVSMIYFGGPPLSEKIAPLPSVLAEGEESLYEQFTWCEYKNSAYKSRLADYRLGLFEKKLQAILANV